CTGGGctagcactatacgacatagttCAATAGCCTCAGCCTTCATTGATTTGAGCTTGTTAATTAACTGAATCAGACAAATTTGATTGGTTTAAgccggtttagggtgattccatacCAACTTAACTAGTTCAAACCTACTTAACCAAAATAAAATCAATCAACTCTAAATTAGACCAATCTAAGATGATTTCGGACcgattctataaggatttgaggttggtTCCATTAGGTCCAAATTTATTTGAGTTTCGTTTAAGTAATTTGAGTTATTGCAATTAGGGTTCTAGTTGATAGAGGATTCTTGAAAGATTAATGTCTcatgtttttatgatttgattaacttaaaattttcatatgaatgtgtcgtttgaaaatgattatttaaaATGATTAGTTATTTTCTACTATTTCTTTTaaattaagtttatgatattaatGTGATTGTTATCATGTAGTATATATGCCTATGCTAGTGGTCTACATTAGAAGTGCAACTTATGAAAGGAGCTACGAGTCCATCTCTATGTGGAGCCACCAATAAAGATAGTCTAGCAGATTATATATACATCAAGCATAGTCCCTAGTCTTAGGTGGAGGACACTTTTTATCACCTGTGGTCCTACCAAGaagatatgattcttttttagtaaaaaatatttaacGTTGTAAATACAAGAATTCGAATTCAAAAATACAAAAAAGGTTCTTTTGTAAACGAAGTTAatggtttatttttttaaatatgggATGTGACAATCATATATTAAGTAACATGTATGATAAAAGAATGGTGGTTGagatataaaattttgtttatgctTTCAAGTCAATCTTATACTAAAGAAATTAAGATAATTGACTAGATCCATATATCATAGACCATATATGCAATAATAAATGCTTTGTGTATGGCATTAATTATGTTTTGTTATTCAActggagaatcatgattaaagatTGGAAGTTTGAAACCTTGACTGTCAGAAGCCCCTTAGTTTTCCACTTAGATAATGCCTACAGGTGATTACTGAGACAGATTGTCTATCCACAATATAAAAAAAACAGGCTCAATTATTACTGACTGGAGTTTGTAACTTTTTACCATTGAATCAATCAGCATTGAGCTTGATCAGAGTAGATTAGGGCCATAAGATAAATTGTAACAAAACCATGTCTCTGAATCATGAAACCTAATCAGGTTGAGCTAAGGCAAACCTGGCAATTCCAAGGAAACCAAACATAAATTTGGGAGGAGCCTTCTGAACTAGGTTTGATCTTTAAGGGAAAATACTGAATGTGTCTTATAGGGACAATTTATTTAACTTTGACCAAAAACAAATACGATGAAATACGGATGTTGAACTTCTggtgaaacaataaaaaaaagaagcaacCAAGACCATTGGCAAAGTAAAAGGGGGGGAACCACACCTCATTTCTAAATGCCTGACCAATCTGAGCTGCTGCAAATGGAAGTTTATTCCCGTTATAGTAGTACAGGTCTTTAAAATTCACGAAGATGCCCTGTGCTGTCTCTGGCCTCATATACCTATAGCCATAGACGATGCAAAGTAGAGGTAAATTTAAAAAATCCTAATTGATAACCTAGAAATCTACAATCTACATATTCATTTAAAATATGTCAATTATATCTCACCCAGGGCTCAGGCCTGATGGGCCAATGGAGGTCTGAAACATAAGATTGAACGGGTACAGATCAGAGAGAGGGTTCTTGGTATCAGGGGCTGTGATCCCGTACTCCTTCAGTTTTGCTCCCAATTCCTCAGCAGATAGGTCATCCAACACCATGATAACATGCTTGAGCTCTGCGGCTTTCTCAGGTGATAAAGTGAGGTCCTTCTCGAGCTTCTCCTTGCAGAAATCCTTGAGCAAGTGATCAGCTCGGTAGCACGTCCCCGTCTTCTCATCTTTAACCATCAGATCAGTGAACTTCTCCACGTGCCCAGATGCCTTGAGGACAACCTCAGGGGTGACACAGGGACAATCGACCTCCAACATGTTCTCCTCTAGAACAAAATGCTGAGACAAGAAACAAACAGATGGAGATAGTAACTGTTAGAATAAATGTCTTTGATCATTACCATGGCTATCATTATGAAATGTAAGAACTTTACCCTATAAAGCATAATTAAAAGCAAAAGAGTGACATATATCTGAGTGTAAAGATCTAAAATTGCCTCAATTCTTTATTGCTGGAAGTCCTCAATTAAACTTATCTGGAAGAGAATGTCAGAATAGCATTGGGTTATGTACTTCCACAGATCAGATCAATATGGGATCTTCTACACCTTCTGCTGCTAAAGATCAACGGATGTGGCTTCTCACCTGGCGCCAGAAGGCAAGCACGTTGGACTTGACAGCGCACCCGGGCGGGCCATAATCGTAGAGCCCAGCGACGCCGCGGTAGATCTTGAAGGACGGGATGTAGAACAGCCTCCTCTCGAGGGTGTTGACGACGGCCTGGCGGAAGGCTTCCCTGCTGCTGGCGGCCGCCCCGTCGCCGTTGTTGGAGAGGGCGGCCTGGAGGCGCCTGGCGGCGGCGCCAGCATCGACCTTGAGGGCCTTGAGAGCCTCGACGGCGGCGTCAATCTCGGCCTGGGCGGCGCCGCCAGGGCGGGCCTTGAGGGCCCGGACGGCGTGGGCCTGAGCGTCGACGGCGGACTGCTTCTCAGCCAAGGCCTGCCGTAGGGACTCCTCGGAGGCggccatcggaggaggaatccgggcagcgatggaggaggagaggaagcggCGGAGGTGGAGTAGGGTTTTGGGACGGGCAGGCGATATCGAAATGGTGGCGAAGCGTAGGGAACGGAAGCGCATAAGCTATCGGAAATAACGGAGTGTAGAATATAAAGTATTTATTGCATCCTATGTCACGTTACCGTGTGACTGGGTTGGGCTCGAATGTTAGACTGCGGAGTCGGGCTTAACGAAGGAGACAACAATGAGCTGGTTCATTTTGACGGGGGAACAAGTCAAACCCTGTTTGACTCCAGCGCTTGTGAATTTGGATCTTCAATATGATCATCCGACTGTCAGTGCATGATTTGAAGATTCGTGTCACAAGAACAATTCCACTGAATCCACGCTTAAGCTTTCCTATCATGCAAGGAGGTTATGAAAAATGATTCGAGTTAAGTGGATATGAAAAGAAGACACTAGGTATGAAGCTTTCTTAACCATGGGTCAAATAATTAGTtggcttttgatttttttttttcagataataAGAATGGCGATATTTGAAAGCGGCTTCATGCAATTTTCTTAATCATtactgttggtgtaaacaacttttttagccgtgtccTCGGGACCGACGCGGCTTGTTCAAGGGTCCGAATGACAGGGATCTTGCATGGCGTCCCTTGAGGCCTCCTGGTGGCCGATTACGGTGGTCTGGTCGGGATGTCCCGGCAGGAGGAGAGCTTCATCGTAGCGCCGGGGAAGAGGCGAcctcgtctcgcacctgcacacaggtcgggtcggaagctcggcccgacccctccgacgatcaagtcagtgacatAGAGGGGGTTGTGGAAGAGGGAGTGCCTCTGTGTGAGTTCGTCCTCCCCATTCGTATAGAactctagggtatttatagatgagtttgatgttacctgatgtggctgcctgCAGGAGCATGACTGTACCTCCGATGGCATCTGACATTGCCATTGGGGTTGCGTGGAGAATTGGCTGCCCGCAGGGTATGGGCAAGCCTCAGTCGacgtcctcctctgcctcggctGAGCgcgctgtcatggacttagctagttttgcctaagtcgtgcggcacccttgcgtgtccgtccgcaaaggtcagcctccccgaagcctctcattgtcccttaggaccaccaaacgagagaacgggttagagagaacgcctcaatcgggaaccacaagcaaacatctccgaaaaatacttcatagacaatgcaaattacaaacagactttacaagctctgaacagtggcataacaaagggtaaaatggtccattatagaccgagaatctctcgcacgtgtccacatgacacaacctttatttacaagcataaagaggccaccaacccaactaaaatgggactatcaagcctttggccgcccctctacatgctgtacaaggcatgaacatgtcaaaagacacggacatacataagcattacatcaaacatcttgtttcgaagtttgtccgtgacagcgcgGGGTCAGCCGGTGGAGTCGTTGACTGGGAGCCGGTGACACTGGCGCATATCAAGTCGGCGTTAATGCTTatttcctcgggcagtgtgttgtcCAGGCATGGCTAACGTCAGGACGTGTCATGTTGCCATTTTTatccttatcatattcccccccgaaaggagctatgcgttggTTGTTGTACAAGGGGggaccgatgcatggcttctgtcttcaggCGAGCGGGTCGCGCGGACGCGGTCtcggggaacatggagccgaggagcacgacgcaggcgggctggccgcgcaggtgtgtctcgggagggcatagagccgaagggccgaggagcataacgcaggcgggctggccgcgcaggtgtgtctcggaagGGCACAGAGctgaagggccgaggagcacgacgcaggcgggctagccgcgcaagtGTGCCTCGGGAGGGCAcagagccgaagggccgaggagcacgacgcaggcgggctgaccgcgcaggtgtgtctcgggagggcaCAGAGCCGAaaggccgaggagcatgacgcaggcgggctggctgcgcaggtgtggtcttgggcACCATGTTgtcgaggatcacgacgcaggcgagcagaccgcgcaagcgtggtcgcgagggccatgcggccgagtagcacgacgcaggcgggcaggacgcgcaggcgtggtctcgggcaccatgcggccgaggtgtTCGGCGCAGGCAGACTGTGGCTGCGCAGacgccgctcaggcgggcaggccgcgctgaggtgggctcggtCATCTATAGCTGAGGGATATGGCAAAAGCCGGGGGACTCGAttcaggcgggcaggtcgcgctgTACCTCTCGGCGGTGTGGCCGAGGGactccgctcaggcgggcagaccgcactgaggtgaactcggcagcgtatggccgagaagctcggcgcaggcaggctgcggccgagggacgtgagccaggtgggcaagccgccctgagatggACTCGGCAGTGAATGGCCGAGGAGCTcagcgcaggcaggctggccgcgcaggcgtgtctcggagagtatggagccgaggggcacgacgcaggcgggctggccgtgcaggtgtgtctcggggatgatgggaccgaggagcacgacgcaggcgggcaggccacgccgaggtggatctcggcagTGTATGGCCgtgaagctcggcgcaggcaggctgcggccgagggacaccactcaggcgggctggccgcgcaggggtggactcgggcagtctacgaccgagccgtgcgaatgcaaaaaagaggggggttaggccgaagctaaccgtgagccaaGAGGCGGTCAAGTAAACATGGAGCCTTCACTTGGAAGAGACTGAGGTAGGGGCTAGATTCCTTGCACGAGGATTACACCGGATAGCAACCGCGGGTGCTTGACAGCTGCTACGAAGCCCGCCACCCAGAGTCACTCCTCTTCCTTGCGGTCACCCAAGCTTCCGCCGTGATGTACCGATTAgctcgctggagcatatctggtactaTGGTGGGGGGTCACTCTACGAGGGACCAgtagaatctggaaggtcgcaagcctaCCATAAACGCCTatactaacagagaggggtgagtgtccgataagctccggatttgcgtggcaaagcgatccacgaaatgtgagaggggctcgtcctctttttgtttgagtccgaggagcagtgccgcgAAGGGCTTTGGCCGGGCATGGGCTACGAAGTGGAActcgaagtccttggcgagttGGCCGAAGGAAGTGATCGTtccggtcttcaggccgctgtaccatgtgcgggccgaacccctcagggtcgtgggaaacgccctgcacattaaagcgtcaGACGTTCCGTACATTGCCAattgggcacggaaagcggcgACATGGTTCGCTGGGCCAATGGAGCCGTCGTATGCGTCCAAAGAAGGGAGCTAGAAGTTCGGGGGAACCGTGTGATCTCGTATCTCTGGTGCGAACGGAGATCCTCGATATGCGTCcatcccgagctctccctttgagttgcgaaactccttctctagttcgtcgagccgctgactaagAAAGCATAGTTGGGCTCGTAGGGAGTCCATTGACTCCGGAGATAATACCTCGGGCTTTGGGCGGCCGCTCGGGTctgccatcactggatccccgagtggggtcgatcggacccgaggcgaagtgggagGCTCCGGAAGCGTCATGTGGGCCCGGGCGGGCGGCTCTTGTTGCCGTAGCGGCTGAGTCATAAGCGGGGGTGTCGGTTGGGAGACAagcgggatgatggtttgcaccatattcgtcagagctcggacttgacgagcGAGGCCGTGAAAGACCTCGGATGACACCGGTGAGGGGACGTTTGGAGCGCCCTCGGGCGGAAGCAGATCCGGGTTGTCGAATGAACGCCAGTAGCGTTCCGAGGTCACGGGGAGGTCGTCAGCCCGCGGCCCGTCACGCAAGGGACGCACGGCCTGCGCCCCTGCTAAGAACGATCTCTCGGCTGGGAGTTCGTCGGGATCAGTctgaggatccctcgacattcgggccctccttctagcgccaatctgttggtgtaaacaacttttttagccgtggtctcggggtcgacgcggcttgtTCAGGGGTCCGAATGGAAGGGATCTTGCATGGCGTCCCTCGGGGACTCCTGGTGGTCGATTACGGTGGTTTGGTCGGGATGTCCCGGCAGGAGGAGAGCTTCGTCGTAGCGCCGGGGAAGAGGCGACCTCGTCTCGcacttgcacacaggtcgggtcggaagcttggcccgacccctccgacgatcaagtcagtgacgtAGAGGGGGTTGTGGTCCTCCCCATTCGTATAGAactctagggtatttatagatgagtttgatgttacctgatatgGCTACCTACAGGAGCAGGACCGTACCtccgatggcgtctgacattgccattggGGTTACGTGGAGAACCGGTTGtcgtagggtatgggcgagcctcggtcgacgTCCTCCTCTACCTCGGCTGAGTGCGCGGGGTTAGACGGTGGAGTCGTTGATTGAGAGCCGGTGATGCTGGCGCATATCAAGTCGGCGTTAATGCCCATTTCCTCAGGCAATGTGTTGTCCAAGCATGGCTGACGTCAGGACGTGTCATGttaccatttttacccttatcaattaCTACATTGGACGATCATTAATATAAAAGATTAAATtattaagaataaaaaataaattatgcacAATGAAAAAAGAAAACAGTAGATATGACCAAATATGATATCGTCTTAAATATTGAATTAGGTGACCGTTAGCCTTTGAGCTTGATAAGGAGGATTGGCATGTGGACAAACCGATATGTCATATCCAACTAGGCACTAATCACTCAGCACTCGAGCTAATGTCGACTCAACACCAATATATATACTCACTTGAAAATATGAGACAAGTTGGAAGCAAGTGTTTGTAGTCCCAGCATCTAAATATTACTTGACGGAGAAGTGCCACTAACATATTCAAACACAATAGCGTATTCCCACACAGGTGTAACACCTTCTTTCGGAGTTGGAAGCTTACACATCACAGTTATAGTAAACTGTGATTATGATTCCACTACTGTTAATACAAGAATTTATTAACTTAGgagtaaacaagaaagaaaacaagAGTAGAAAGCACATCTCAGCACAAAATATAATAAAACAGTGACTTATTAACTTAGTAAATATCAGTAAACAGGAGTTTGAAAGCACATCTCAGCACACAGAATCTTAACACAAATACctattatcaaatattttaattaagataTAACAAAAGAGTACCTTTGATCAGTAAAATCAATTGctttaagataaataaaattaaatatatcgtTTTCATAaatgtcaacataaatttattaAGTCCAAAGATCAAGATATTAAAGGCATCTAACTAAAGGAgataatatatatacttatctcacAAAACAATTAGTAATGTTGATCGGGCATTGAGACATAGGCAATGCAAGAAACGTGGAAGCTACCTTGGGAGTCAGACCTCACAAAAATCAAATGGCTTCGGAAGGCCGTCCAAGTCTCCTTGCATTTCATCAACTAACCCTATAAAGACTTGTGTATCCTACAATGTCTTTCTTGTTTGTAATCAGGTGAGTGAGAGTTAATTCTAATA
Above is a genomic segment from Musa acuminata AAA Group cultivar baxijiao chromosome BXJ3-4, Cavendish_Baxijiao_AAA, whole genome shotgun sequence containing:
- the LOC135634909 gene encoding glycine--tRNA ligase, mitochondrial 1-like isoform X2; amino-acid sequence: MRFRSLRFATISISPARPKTLLHLRRFLSSSIAARIPPPMAASEESLRQALAEKQSAVDAQAHAVRALKARPGGAAQAEIDAAVEALKALKVDAGAAARRLQAALSNNGDGAAASSREAFRQAVVNTLERRLFYIPSFKIYRGVAGLYDYGPPGCAVKSNVLAFWRQHFVLEENMLEVDCPCVTPEVVLKASGHVEKFTDLMVKDEKTGTCYRADHLLKDFCKEKLEKDLTLSPEKAAELKHVIMVLDDLSAEELGAKLKEYGITAPDTKNPLSDLYPFNLMFQTSIGPSGLSPGYMRPETAQGIFVNFKDLYYYNGNKLPFAAAQIGQAFRNEISPRQGLLRVREFTLAEIEHFVDPDDKSHPKFVDVANLEFLMFPREEQLAGKSAKPMILGEAVLKEKSGVPLVAHEKFPEPREVEKLVIVPSKKELGLAFKGSQKMVVEALEAMSEKEALEMKATLESKGEMDFHVCTLGKTVSIMKKMVSISMDKKKEHQRVFTPSVIEPSFGIGRIIYCLFEHSFYTRQSKAEDEQLNVFSFPPLVAPIKCTVFPLIKTQKFDDVAKIIAKSLTAAGISHIIDITGTSIGKRYARTDEIGVPFAITVDSTTSVTIRERDSKQQIRVSIDEVASVVKEVTDGQSTWGDVMWRYPTHSAAHTEEE